From Leptodactylus fuscus isolate aLepFus1 chromosome 11, aLepFus1.hap2, whole genome shotgun sequence, one genomic window encodes:
- the LOC142185577 gene encoding olfactory receptor 6Q1-like, which produces MPNKTTVSTFLLAGFSSCSHCQIAIFSFLLLIYVFTVLENLAILALVLRDPKLWKPMYIFLGNLSFLEIWYISATLPNVLTNIMTGNREISYVGCITQLFIFTFLGASECFLLAAMAYDRYVAICNPLRYAVTMQDKYIVCLLIVSWLSGLFTPVLPILFMTQLNFCGPNEVDHYFCDASPVLKLACGNIKPKEIVDLVVSAFVLISSMLVIFISYFCISWTVIKMPSSKGRYKAFSTCTSHLVVVCVYYGSMSFTYIRVKSDSSVSTNKLVSVLYSVITPMLNPIIYTLRNKDVGKALQNTFKKAKTSKLRM; this is translated from the coding sequence ATGCCCAATAAGACCACAGTAAGTACTTTCCTCCTTGCAGGATTTTCCAGCTGTTCTCATTGCCAAATAGCCATCTTCTCCTTCCTCCTTCTAATCTATGTCTTCACCGTCTTGGAGAATCTGGCAATTCTTGCACTGGTTTTACGAGACCCTAAACTTTGGAAACCAATGTACATTTTCCTGGGAAACCTTTCCTTCTTGGAGATTTGGTATATCAGCGCCACTCTGCCCAATGTTTTGACCAACATCATGACTGGAAATCGGGAGATTTCTTACGTTGGCTGTATCACGCAGCTTTTTATTTTCACCTTTTTGGGGGCCTCCGAATGTTTTCTTTTAGCCGCCATGGCCTATGACCGTTACGTTGCCATTTGTAATCCGCTACGATACGCTGTCACGATGCAGGATAAATATATCGTGTGTCTTCTTATTGTCTCCTGGCTAAGTGGCCTCTTCACTCCAGTCCTTCCCATCTTGTTCATGACACAACTCAACTTCTGCGGACCCAATGAAGTAGACCATTACTTTTGCGACGCTTCTCCTGTGTTGAAATTGGCTTGTGGAAATATCAAGCCGAAAGAAATTGTAGACTTGGTTGTATCGGCCTTTGTTCTTATCAGCTCGATGCTGGTCATCTTCATCTCCTACTTCTGCATATCGTGGACTGTTATTAAGATGCCTTCTTCTAAAGGCCGGTACAAGGCTTTTTCCACTTGTACGTCGCACTTGGTTGTTGTTTGCGTCTACTATGGAAGCATGAGCTTTACCTACATTCGGGTCAAGTCGGATTCTTCTGTTTCCACCAACAAGCTtgtatctgtcttatattctgttATTACACCCATGCTTAACCCCATCATTTACACCCTTAGAAATAAGGACGTAGGGAAGGCATTACAAAACACCTTCAAGAAAGCAAAGACATCTAAGCTGAGGATGTAA